A window of the Microbacterium sp. AZCO genome harbors these coding sequences:
- a CDS encoding class I SAM-dependent methyltransferase yields the protein MDLAELTALLTPEGLRLLDELPAVEAAADVARTVSRLRAAGHSPDLVSAVVGQARLRVRAQAKFGPFADRMLFTRAGLEQATRLSIAGRHAARFRDAGVSTVADLGCGIGGDALGLAALGLRVVAVDADEVTAAIAAYNLAPFGEDATVLCARAEEVDLPDVDAFWLDPARRTAGHSETTRTRPEDWSPSLDWVFDLASRHPTGVKLGPALDRALIPDNAEAQWVSADGSTIELVLWSGALARPGVRRAALVVRGDAAAELTAEGDAEDEPVRELGAYVHEPDGAIIRARLIGDVARSLDAGMLDEHIAYLTSDSALTSPFVASFRVREELPADTKKLARALRERGIGRLEIKKRGVDIDPSTLRKALALRGDESATLIMTRLGSRRVALLADRVAAA from the coding sequence ATGGACCTGGCCGAGCTGACGGCGCTGCTGACCCCCGAGGGCCTGCGGCTGCTCGATGAGCTGCCCGCGGTCGAGGCGGCCGCCGATGTCGCGCGGACGGTCTCGCGGCTGCGCGCGGCGGGCCACTCGCCCGACCTCGTGTCGGCCGTCGTCGGCCAGGCGCGCCTGCGCGTGCGCGCGCAGGCGAAGTTCGGGCCCTTCGCCGACCGCATGCTGTTCACGCGCGCGGGCCTCGAGCAGGCGACGCGGCTCTCGATCGCGGGGCGGCACGCCGCGCGGTTCCGGGATGCCGGCGTCTCGACGGTCGCCGACCTCGGATGCGGCATCGGGGGCGACGCCCTGGGGCTCGCCGCGCTCGGGCTGCGGGTCGTCGCCGTCGACGCCGACGAGGTCACGGCCGCCATCGCCGCGTACAACCTCGCGCCGTTCGGCGAGGACGCCACGGTGCTGTGCGCTCGGGCGGAGGAGGTCGACCTCCCCGACGTGGATGCGTTCTGGCTTGATCCGGCGCGGCGGACGGCGGGACACAGCGAGACCACCCGCACCCGCCCCGAGGACTGGTCGCCGTCGCTCGACTGGGTGTTCGACCTCGCGTCGCGGCATCCCACCGGCGTCAAACTCGGGCCCGCGCTCGACCGCGCGCTCATCCCCGACAACGCCGAGGCGCAGTGGGTCAGCGCCGATGGGTCGACGATCGAGCTCGTGCTTTGGTCGGGCGCGCTGGCCCGGCCCGGGGTGCGGCGGGCCGCGCTCGTCGTGCGCGGCGACGCGGCGGCGGAGCTGACGGCGGAGGGGGATGCCGAGGACGAGCCGGTGCGCGAGCTCGGCGCCTACGTGCACGAGCCCGACGGCGCGATCATCCGCGCGCGGCTCATCGGCGACGTCGCCCGGTCGCTCGACGCGGGGATGCTCGACGAGCACATCGCCTATCTGACGTCGGACTCGGCGCTGACGTCGCCCTTCGTCGCCTCGTTCCGCGTGCGCGAGGAGCTTCCCGCCGATACGAAGAAGCTCGCCAGGGCGCTCCGCGAGCGCGGCATCGGCCGGCTCGAGATCAAGAAGCGCGGCGTCGACATCGACCCGTCGACTCTGCGGAAGGCGCTCGCACTGCGCGGGGACGAGTCGGCGACGCTCATCATGACGCGTCTCGGCAGCCGCCGCGTGGCGCTGCTGGCCGACCGCGTCGCTGCCGCCTGA
- the groES gene encoding co-chaperone GroES produces the protein MSVSIKPLEDRIVIKQVEAEQTTSSGLVIPDTAKEKPQEGEVVAVGPGRIDDNGNRVPLDVAVGDRVIYSKYGGTEVKFGGDDFLVLSARDVLAVVVR, from the coding sequence GTGTCGGTTTCCATCAAGCCGCTCGAGGACCGCATCGTCATCAAGCAGGTCGAGGCCGAGCAGACCACCTCGAGTGGCCTCGTCATCCCCGACACCGCCAAGGAGAAGCCCCAGGAGGGCGAGGTCGTGGCGGTGGGCCCCGGCCGCATCGACGACAACGGCAACCGCGTCCCGCTCGACGTCGCCGTCGGCGACCGCGTGATCTACAGCAAGTACGGCGGCACCGAGGTCAAGTTCGGCGGAGACGACTTCCTCGTCCTGTCGGCTCGCGACGTGCTCGCGGTCGTCGTCCGCTGA